In Streptomyces sclerotialus, one genomic interval encodes:
- a CDS encoding TIGR03086 family metal-binding protein has product MGESKVVHMCMDDTSLPTWSIGAVARQTGLPVKVVRHWSDVGVVTPVGRTAGGYRRYDTVGIARLQLARTLRDLGMGLGEIRAALDREDGLTEVAAAHVEALEAQIRRLRTHQAVLRTVTRRTTHEGLALMTRTAHMSPDERRKLIHDFLTDTLGDLEVAHFREGLLAAGSDLPEDPTDEQVEAWLELSELVAEGGLRPAMRRIAEYAARHGQGVQNSTAAAAEMRALTDTWTAHVREAMQAGTAADSPAADQVVADIIAAWLPSRANSDPAVTGDGTEARTLLREQLTAAAEPAVERFWQLLCVLGGRPAPAGIAAEGQWLATALRANPAPGVRNARLEALYTDDTDPWPGGVLDAFTRVQGTVGTLVRATAPDQFGLPTPCKDWTVRDLVDHLVWENIIWGGLAQGTPPTSDHGKDHLGDNHIAAFETAAAKARDAFRQPGMLDRTFGPAPGRRVVEQLLVELLVHGWDLATALGRDRDLEPGIARAALPVVREIYGDLPRTAGGSIAPAQPAPERAPALDQVAAFLGRRIPH; this is encoded by the coding sequence ATGGGAGAGTCGAAAGTGGTCCACATGTGCATGGACGACACGTCGCTGCCGACGTGGAGCATCGGAGCCGTGGCGCGGCAGACCGGACTGCCCGTGAAAGTGGTCAGACACTGGTCGGATGTGGGCGTCGTGACACCGGTCGGCCGGACCGCCGGCGGCTACCGCCGCTATGACACCGTCGGCATAGCTCGGCTGCAACTGGCCCGCACGCTACGGGACCTGGGGATGGGGCTCGGTGAAATCCGGGCCGCCCTGGATCGCGAGGACGGGCTCACAGAGGTGGCGGCCGCACACGTCGAGGCTCTGGAGGCGCAGATCCGCCGCCTGCGGACCCACCAGGCCGTCCTGCGCACCGTCACACGTCGCACTACCCATGAAGGACTTGCTCTGATGACCCGCACCGCCCACATGTCGCCCGACGAACGTCGCAAGCTGATCCACGATTTCCTCACCGACACGCTTGGCGACCTGGAAGTGGCCCACTTCCGCGAGGGGCTCCTCGCGGCCGGCAGCGACCTGCCGGAAGACCCCACCGACGAGCAGGTCGAGGCGTGGCTGGAGTTGAGCGAGCTGGTCGCCGAGGGGGGCCTGCGTCCCGCCATGCGGCGCATCGCGGAGTACGCCGCCCGCCATGGGCAGGGAGTGCAGAACTCCACCGCCGCGGCGGCGGAAATGCGCGCACTCACCGACACCTGGACCGCACACGTCCGCGAGGCGATGCAGGCCGGCACCGCGGCGGACTCCCCGGCTGCCGACCAGGTCGTCGCTGACATCATCGCCGCCTGGCTGCCCAGCCGCGCGAATTCCGACCCGGCCGTGACCGGCGACGGCACCGAGGCCCGCACACTCCTGCGTGAGCAGCTGACCGCCGCGGCCGAGCCCGCCGTCGAGCGCTTCTGGCAACTGCTGTGCGTCCTCGGCGGCCGTCCCGCACCCGCCGGAATTGCCGCGGAAGGGCAGTGGCTCGCCACCGCGCTGCGCGCCAACCCCGCGCCCGGCGTACGCAACGCCCGGCTCGAAGCCCTCTACACGGACGACACCGACCCCTGGCCGGGCGGTGTCCTGGACGCTTTCACACGCGTCCAGGGCACCGTCGGCACACTCGTACGCGCAACGGCGCCGGACCAGTTCGGCCTGCCGACCCCCTGCAAGGACTGGACCGTACGGGACCTGGTCGACCATCTGGTGTGGGAGAACATCATCTGGGGCGGCCTGGCACAGGGCACGCCCCCCACCAGCGACCACGGCAAGGATCACCTCGGCGACAACCACATCGCCGCCTTCGAGACCGCTGCCGCCAAGGCTCGCGACGCGTTCCGGCAACCGGGCATGCTGGACCGCACCTTCGGTCCTGCTCCCGGCCGCCGCGTGGTCGAGCAACTCCTCGTCGAGCTGCTCGTGCATGGCTGGGACCTCGCGACCGCGCTCGGCCGCGACCGCGACCTGGAGCCCGGCATCGCGCGCGCCGCCCTGCCAGTCGTACGGGAGATCTACGGCGACCTGCCGCGTACCGCCGGCGGATCCATCGCTCCGGCACAGCCCGCACCCGAGCGGGCCCCGGCCCTTGACCAGGTAGCTGCGTTCCTCGGCCGCCGCATCCCGCACTGA
- a CDS encoding AzlD domain-containing protein, which produces MNSTPLNNTPLLVATMLALAAGTYAFRLAGPLLRSKVTFSPAVEKLMERVAVVLLTALVVTTALFEAREWAGFARPAGVLVGGVLAWRKAPFLVVVLGAATGAAVLRLLGVP; this is translated from the coding sequence ATGAACAGCACTCCGCTGAACAACACCCCACTGCTCGTCGCCACGATGCTCGCCCTGGCCGCCGGAACGTACGCCTTCCGCCTCGCGGGACCATTGCTGCGCTCCAAGGTCACCTTTTCCCCCGCGGTGGAGAAGCTCATGGAGCGGGTCGCCGTGGTGCTGCTCACCGCTCTCGTGGTCACCACCGCTTTGTTCGAGGCGCGTGAGTGGGCTGGGTTCGCCAGGCCTGCCGGTGTACTGGTGGGCGGCGTACTGGCCTGGCGCAAGGCTCCGTTCCTGGTGGTGGTCCTGGGGGCCGCGACGGGCGCGGCGGTGCTGCGGCTGCTCGGTGTCCCCTGA
- a CDS encoding AzlC family ABC transporter permease, with the protein MCSVWRILGRGALRDIVLVCLAVGVIGLSYGAIAVASGFPLWVPVLLGVLVVAASSEFLFIGIVAAGGSPIAALFAGLLINARHLPFGLAVPEVIGSGWRRYIGTHLMNDETVVFALAQQDLPRKRAAYWLCGLGILVCWPVGACLGGMAGALLDDTDALGLDAMFPAVILALILPALRDRKTRSAALAGSALALATTPLLPVGLPVLLALLGAAFAIERTREKEGTR; encoded by the coding sequence ATGTGTTCGGTATGGCGAATTTTAGGGCGCGGAGCGCTGCGAGACATCGTTCTCGTATGCCTGGCGGTCGGCGTCATCGGCCTTTCCTACGGCGCGATCGCTGTCGCCTCGGGGTTCCCGCTGTGGGTCCCGGTGCTCCTTGGCGTACTCGTCGTCGCCGCCTCCTCCGAGTTCCTGTTCATCGGGATCGTCGCGGCGGGGGGCAGTCCCATCGCGGCGTTGTTCGCCGGGCTGCTGATCAACGCGCGGCACCTGCCCTTCGGTCTGGCGGTGCCCGAGGTGATCGGCTCCGGCTGGCGTCGCTACATCGGCACACATCTGATGAACGACGAGACCGTGGTCTTCGCCCTGGCCCAGCAGGACCTGCCGCGCAAGCGCGCGGCGTACTGGCTGTGCGGCCTCGGCATCCTGGTCTGCTGGCCCGTCGGGGCCTGCCTCGGCGGAATGGCCGGTGCCCTCCTCGACGACACCGACGCGCTCGGACTCGACGCCATGTTCCCGGCCGTGATCCTGGCGCTGATCCTGCCCGCGCTCCGTGACCGAAAGACCCGGAGCGCGGCCCTCGCCGGCTCCGCTCTCGCTCTGGCGACGACCCCGCTGCTGCCGGTGGGGCTGCCGGTGCTGCTGGCACTCCTCGGGGCAGCCTTCGCGATCGAACGAACCCGGGAGAAGGAAGGTACCCGATGA
- a CDS encoding helix-turn-helix transcriptional regulator has protein sequence MEKAPSTPSKPPLEAIATSLRRERDRAGLTLSEVAQRARIAKSTLSHLESGAGNPSLETLWALCVALDIPFARLMDPPRPRVHVIRAGEGPAVSSAQADYHATLLGACPPGARRDIYRVAAEPGHQRTSEPHMPGVVEHVVLSAGRAFVGLADDPVELRPGDAVTYPADLPHVFRAVEPGTWAVLVSEHV, from the coding sequence ATGGAGAAGGCTCCTTCCACCCCTTCCAAGCCCCCGCTGGAGGCCATCGCGACGTCCTTGCGCCGGGAACGCGACCGCGCCGGCCTGACCCTGAGCGAGGTAGCCCAACGGGCCAGGATCGCCAAATCCACGCTGTCCCATCTGGAGTCGGGAGCGGGAAACCCCAGCCTGGAGACGCTCTGGGCGCTCTGCGTCGCCCTGGACATCCCCTTCGCCCGGCTGATGGATCCGCCCCGGCCCCGCGTCCACGTGATCAGGGCCGGTGAGGGGCCTGCGGTCTCCTCCGCGCAGGCCGACTACCACGCCACTCTCCTCGGAGCCTGTCCACCCGGCGCGCGGCGCGACATCTACCGCGTCGCCGCCGAACCCGGTCACCAGCGCACGTCGGAACCACACATGCCGGGGGTCGTGGAGCACGTCGTCCTGAGCGCCGGCCGGGCCTTTGTGGGCCTCGCCGACGATCCGGTCGAGCTGCGTCCCGGCGACGCCGTCACGTACCCGGCAGACCTTCCCCATGTATTCCGCGCAGTGGAACCTGGCACATGGGCAGTACTGGTCTCCGAGCACGTGTGA
- a CDS encoding GNAT family N-acetyltransferase, with amino-acid sequence MIDPSDGPVLAESLSRDRQTYARWLPARPEEFYTPDGQAEAIASLLESHGKGHTWPGVVVSDGTVIGQVTISSILRGPFQKGFLGYWISSRHQGLGHTSRAVGLALRIAENELNLHRLEAHTQLENLASQAILRKHGFRSWGIAHEHFYADGAWHDEVFWERRLSGGPAAQGVSSQ; translated from the coding sequence TTGATCGACCCCTCCGACGGCCCCGTGCTGGCCGAGTCGCTCTCCCGCGACAGGCAGACGTACGCGCGGTGGCTGCCCGCGAGACCCGAGGAGTTCTACACACCCGACGGGCAGGCCGAGGCCATCGCATCCCTGCTGGAGTCCCACGGCAAGGGGCACACGTGGCCGGGCGTCGTGGTCTCCGACGGGACCGTCATCGGGCAGGTCACCATCAGCTCCATCCTGCGCGGCCCGTTCCAGAAGGGGTTCCTCGGCTACTGGATCTCCTCCCGCCACCAAGGACTCGGGCACACGAGCCGTGCCGTCGGTCTGGCCCTGCGGATCGCCGAGAACGAGCTGAACCTGCACCGCCTGGAGGCGCACACCCAACTGGAGAACCTCGCCTCCCAGGCAATCCTCCGCAAGCACGGATTCCGTTCCTGGGGCATCGCCCACGAACACTTCTACGCCGACGGCGCGTGGCACGACGAGGTGTTCTGGGAACGGAGGCTGAGCGGCGGGCCCGCGGCCCAGGGGGTGTCGTCACAGTAG
- a CDS encoding TetR/AcrR family transcriptional regulator, producing the protein MARVGLTAERVTAMGAELADEVGLDQVTMSQVARRLGVKDASLYTHVRNLADLRGRIALLAADEKTLRIAEATAGRSGKDALVGFADTWREYAHQHPGRYMATQIPIEIDPELVAQAPGPRRAVELTYGVLRGYGLAEPDLTDAVRLLRSTLHGFIALEAAGGFAHERSPQQSWVRAIDALHALLEHWPSSREGDTT; encoded by the coding sequence ATGGCACGGGTCGGTCTGACAGCGGAACGAGTGACGGCCATGGGCGCTGAACTGGCGGACGAGGTCGGACTCGACCAGGTGACCATGTCGCAGGTGGCGCGACGGCTAGGCGTGAAGGACGCGAGCCTCTACACGCACGTCCGCAACTTGGCAGACCTGCGCGGTCGGATCGCACTTCTGGCGGCGGACGAGAAGACCCTCCGCATCGCGGAGGCGACCGCCGGGCGATCAGGCAAGGACGCGCTGGTCGGGTTCGCGGACACCTGGCGGGAGTACGCCCATCAGCACCCGGGCCGCTACATGGCGACGCAGATCCCGATCGAGATCGACCCGGAGCTGGTCGCACAAGCTCCCGGACCACGTCGCGCGGTCGAGCTGACCTACGGCGTGCTGCGCGGTTACGGACTGGCCGAGCCCGATCTGACCGACGCGGTCAGGTTGCTACGCAGCACCTTGCACGGGTTCATCGCCCTGGAGGCGGCGGGCGGCTTCGCGCACGAGCGTTCGCCGCAGCAGTCCTGGGTCCGAGCCATCGACGCTCTGCACGCGCTCCTGGAGCACTGGCCCTCCTCCCGAGAAGGAGACACCACATGA
- a CDS encoding alpha/beta fold hydrolase, with protein sequence MTEPTTGSLRVHGATLHYEVRGHGPLLLLIPGGAGGAATFDGVADALAAEYAVATYDPRGMSRSTLDDPEAEQRVAEHADDAFRVLELLSPKEPARVFGASSGAIAALHLLSTHPERVERVVVHEPPVVEVLPDAPEHRMLIARVQETFRTQGLMPAMAVFAAGLKKDGDTTEPKAETKLPPHAAGRAEQTMANLPYFVGRIVPSFMAYTPDIQRLEALSDRLVLACGQDSRGELPYRSAAFLAERLGTELQHLPGGHTGLTTHPAEFGDLLKKALHA encoded by the coding sequence ATGACCGAGCCCACCACCGGCAGCCTGCGCGTACATGGCGCGACCCTGCACTACGAAGTGCGCGGCCACGGCCCACTCCTGCTGTTGATACCCGGAGGGGCGGGTGGTGCGGCTACCTTCGACGGCGTCGCCGACGCCCTGGCCGCCGAGTACGCCGTCGCGACCTACGATCCGCGTGGCATGTCCCGCAGCACACTGGACGACCCCGAGGCCGAGCAGCGGGTGGCCGAGCACGCCGACGACGCTTTCCGCGTGCTGGAACTGCTGTCACCCAAAGAGCCTGCCAGGGTGTTCGGTGCCAGCTCAGGGGCGATCGCCGCTCTGCATCTGCTCAGCACCCATCCCGAACGCGTCGAACGTGTCGTGGTGCACGAACCGCCGGTGGTGGAAGTTCTGCCGGACGCCCCCGAACACCGCATGCTCATCGCACGCGTGCAGGAGACGTTCCGCACCCAGGGACTCATGCCGGCGATGGCCGTGTTCGCCGCGGGGCTGAAGAAGGACGGCGACACCACCGAACCGAAGGCCGAGACCAAGCTTCCGCCGCATGCAGCGGGACGGGCCGAGCAGACGATGGCCAACCTGCCGTACTTCGTCGGACGCATCGTCCCCAGCTTCATGGCCTACACCCCGGACATCCAACGTCTGGAAGCCCTTTCGGACCGGCTCGTCCTCGCCTGCGGCCAGGACTCACGCGGTGAACTTCCCTACCGTTCGGCCGCGTTCCTGGCCGAGCGCCTCGGCACCGAACTCCAGCATCTTCCCGGCGGACACACCGGCCTGACCACACACCCCGCCGAGTTCGGAGACCTCCTGAAGAAGGCCCTTCATGCCTAG
- a CDS encoding cupin domain-containing protein, whose product MNVVDIRSTAAELPDAWRSLLLGQVGSTGVKVLRMDGRPLPPESHDTAEALLVVDGTLRLTADGTEVEVHAGEMYIVDASVEHAVLPDSRGTLVIVEHISDPA is encoded by the coding sequence ATGAATGTTGTCGACATACGGAGCACGGCCGCGGAACTGCCGGATGCCTGGCGCTCGCTTCTGCTCGGGCAGGTCGGGAGCACGGGGGTGAAGGTGCTGCGGATGGACGGACGTCCCCTGCCACCGGAATCCCATGACACAGCGGAAGCCCTGCTGGTGGTGGACGGCACACTGCGGCTGACGGCCGACGGCACCGAGGTCGAAGTACACGCGGGGGAAATGTACATCGTCGACGCGAGCGTAGAGCATGCCGTGCTCCCCGACAGCCGAGGCACGCTCGTCATCGTCGAACACATCTCAGACCCGGCCTAG